The sequence below is a genomic window from Sorangiineae bacterium MSr12523.
GAATCGTCGGCGCGAGGTCGATTTGCGAGGCCGCGCGGTCGGTGACCACCTGCGGTGCCACGTGCCCTCTCCAACGAAGCGAAAAGCCGATGTGAAACGTCTCCTCGAAGGAGCCGATGGCATTGAAGTGAACGCCGTGTTCATCCGCCGGAAAGCTGTGATCGCCGACGAGGATGACGATGGCATCGCGCAATGCGGGCCTTCGATCGAGCTCCGCGAAGAAGGTGCCCAACCACGTATCGGCGGCGGTCAGCGACGCGGTGTAGTTCCGTTGGTATTTGCTGGAGTTGCCGTCGTACTCCGGATCCGGGACGTGTTTTGGATTTTTGTCGAACGGATAATGATGCGACGCATTCGCGAGCACGGCAAACTGGGGCCTGCCCGGCTCACGCGCCATCGTCGCATCGAGACCTGCGAAGAAACGCTGGTAGAAGACATCGTCCTGAACCCCCACGCCCCAGACGGTGCCTTCCGGCACCTGCGCGCGCTTCTGCGCAAAGCGAATATCTTCGAAACCAATTCGGGCAAGAAAGGTGTCGGCGGAATCGAAATCGGGCTCGTCGCTCGCCGAGTGGAACGAGGTGGCGTAGCCATGCTCGCCCATCACCTCCGGGAGGCAGCGCACACGCGTATTCGGGATGTCCACGAACTCCTTCGCGTGGATCATGGGAATGAGCGAGCAAAGTGTCGCAAAGTGCCCGCGACTGCTCTGCACGGAGTTGCCGTAGAAGTGATCGAAGGTCAGTCCCTCACGCCGGTGGGCATCGAAAACGGGCGTGAACGGATGTCCGTCGGGGCGCTTCTTATCGGAATAGTGCCCGCTCCACGACTCGAGGAAGAGAAGAATGACGTGGGGCCGCGGGACATCGGCGAGCCTGCGCGGAGATGCGCTGGGGATGGACTCGTGCACCAAAGGGAATTCCGTCCCGTGGACGCTGGCCGCGGCGGCCCGGCGCACGGCGTGGAAGCGGAAGGCCGAGATGGCAAAGTCGGTCAGCGACTCGTGGGTACGAATGCGCGCCACGGGCACGCCGACCAGGACGAGAAGGCATACCCCCACGGCCAGCCGGCGTGACCTCTCCGTTCCGCGCCATCGCTGCGGAGGCCAGCGCACGAACGCGCCGATGAACGCGAGCGGGAGGACGAAGAGAACGGCAACTTCCCATAGGTGCACGTTCGCGAGAACGATGCGACGTCCGAGGGGCGTGGCGATCTCACGAAAATTCGCGTGCACGAAGCCGTAGTCGAACGAGCCAGTCGTTTCGAACCGCGCAAAGTTGGCCGCGACGAACAAGAAGAACACCACCGCCGTGATCCGCAACGCACCGCGCGGTGTCCGTGTGACGAGGGGAATCACCCCGAAAAGGGCGAATACGGTTGCATACGTGAGCAAGACGCGAATCGTTTCGCCATTGCGCGCGACGTCATAGCCATCGCTCGCGACGAACGCGATGAGGAACACCGTCTGAACGAATGCGGGGATCCATAGGCTGGCAGGGATGGAACGCACCCGCGCGCCGATGGCGCCAACACGTGGGCGAATCATCGATGCAATCGATATAACGAGGTGGTCAATTTGTGTCAACGAGGCAACATTCGCATGACGG
It includes:
- a CDS encoding sulfatase-like hydrolase/transferase, whose translation is MIRPRVGAIGARVRSIPASLWIPAFVQTVFLIAFVASDGYDVARNGETIRVLLTYATVFALFGVIPLVTRTPRGALRITAVVFFLFVAANFARFETTGSFDYGFVHANFREIATPLGRRIVLANVHLWEVAVLFVLPLAFIGAFVRWPPQRWRGTERSRRLAVGVCLLVLVGVPVARIRTHESLTDFAISAFRFHAVRRAAAASVHGTEFPLVHESIPSASPRRLADVPRPHVILLFLESWSGHYSDKKRPDGHPFTPVFDAHRREGLTFDHFYGNSVQSSRGHFATLCSLIPMIHAKEFVDIPNTRVRCLPEVMGEHGYATSFHSASDEPDFDSADTFLARIGFEDIRFAQKRAQVPEGTVWGVGVQDDVFYQRFFAGLDATMAREPGRPQFAVLANASHHYPFDKNPKHVPDPEYDGNSSKYQRNYTASLTAADTWLGTFFAELDRRPALRDAIVILVGDHSFPADEHGVHFNAIGSFEETFHIGFSLRWRGHVAPQVVTDRAASQIDLAPTILDLLQIRTKTPFMGRSLVAADDARPPVPLVQPYDGVQLAAVQWPYKLTVHESAEQEHLYDLAQDPDEENDLIEDPARAAQVATLRQTIVRIHANEDILLANRVWPLASSR